The Populus alba chromosome 6, ASM523922v2, whole genome shotgun sequence genome contains a region encoding:
- the LOC118048487 gene encoding tropinone reductase homolog, with the protein MAEAEVSSRESRWSLKGMTALVTGGTRGIGFAIVEELAGFGAAVHTCSRNETKLDECIREWESKGFRVTGSVCDVSSRTQRDKLIEKVSSTFQGKLNILVNNAAAVVSKNCTKVTAEDMANTLGTNVEASYHLCQLAHPLLKASGNGSIVFISSVAAVVALPTLSFYGASKGALNQLTKSLACEWARDKIRANAVSPWIIKTPLLDASLAKSASEQRAGMSRVVSQTPISRLGEPYEISSLVAFLCLPTASYISGQIISVDGGYTANGGYTANGF; encoded by the exons ATGGCAGAAGCAGAGGTCAGCAGCAGAGAAAGCAGATGGTCTCTCAAAGGAATGACTGCTCTTGTCACTGGCGGAACACGAGGCATAGG GTTTGCAATAGTAGAAGAACTAGCAGGGTTTGGAGCTGCAGTCCACACTTGTTCTCGTAACGAGACAAAGCTTGATGAATGCATAAGAGAATGGGAAAGCAAAGGTTTTAGGGTGACTGGATCAGTATGTGATGTCTCATCCCGAACCCAAAGAGACAAACTAATAGAGAAAGTCTCATCTACCTTTCAAGGAAAACTTAATATCCTT GTGAACAACGCTGCAGCAGTTGTAAGCAAGAACTGCACAAAAGTCACTGCGGAGGATATGGCAAATACTTTGGGTACAAATGTTGAGGCTTCTTATCACCTTTGTCAGCTTGCACACCCTCTTTTAAAAGCATCAGGAAATGGAAGCATTGTGTTTATTTCCTCTGTTGCCGCTGTTGTAGCCTTACCTACACTTTCCTTCTATGGAGCGTCTAAAG GAGCACTTAATCAGTTGACCAAGAGCTTAGCGTGTGAGTGGGCACGTGACAAAATCCGAGCTAATGCAGTGTCGCCATGGATCATCAAAACTCCTCTTTTGGATGCTAGTCTTGCTAAAAGTGCAAGTGAACAG CGAGCTGGTATGAGTCGGGTTGTCTCTCAAACTCCCATCAGCCGCTTAGGGGAGCCTTATGAGATATCATCTCTAGTGGCATTTCTGTGCCTCCCTACTGCCTCGTATATCTCCGGGCAGATTATTTCTGTTGACGGTGGATATACCGCCAATGGTGGATATACTGCTAATGGTTTTTGA